The following are from one region of the Leptospira yasudae genome:
- a CDS encoding phage baseplate plug family protein — translation MPIFQYLPIKSDTFPISNTYEIGSKEYDFEFAYNENGDFFTVLVRNQDGKELFSSKLVYGVPLNHVVVDDFPLSILLKPLDLDDLYRDEYTDIPVNAKTFGSRVQIYLEGEV, via the coding sequence ATGCCAATATTCCAATATTTACCGATTAAAAGCGATACCTTTCCGATCTCCAACACGTACGAGATCGGATCGAAAGAATACGATTTCGAATTCGCATATAATGAGAACGGAGACTTCTTTACCGTTCTTGTGCGGAATCAGGACGGAAAAGAATTATTTTCCTCCAAACTCGTTTACGGGGTTCCTTTGAATCACGTCGTGGTCGACGACTTTCCGCTTTCGATTCTTCTTAAACCTTTGGACCTGGACGACTTGTATCGGGACGAGTATACCGACATTCCCGTGAATGCGAAAACGTTCGGAAGCAGAGTGCAAATTTATCTGGAGGGCGAAGTATGA
- a CDS encoding phage protein, whose amino-acid sequence MIGNPKLFGRVVSLEILPRSGAGKEFTYPPFDIEFETEIGPMNLTTVKIYNVNEDTMNLVGAKSKGSGFQYPSASLSAGYKDEFGVVANGEVIRPQFKQDETNKILEFKISANAASWASSYIMKTYNNLPAMTVILDIIKQGNLKPGRITLGENKIVNFSANVSLGDCIQKFCKLTKSQYWFQDGFLYVDSLSPDKKPSRIFLDDSSGLIGVPEKGQKTWKIKSLFRHQFKKNVIVSVKGGGLNGDYRIEKGKHVFSTFQTESYSELEVMPL is encoded by the coding sequence ATGATCGGAAATCCGAAATTGTTCGGCCGGGTCGTTTCCTTGGAAATTCTTCCACGAAGCGGAGCAGGGAAAGAATTCACATATCCGCCTTTCGATATCGAGTTCGAAACGGAGATCGGTCCGATGAATCTAACGACCGTCAAGATCTATAACGTGAACGAGGATACGATGAATCTGGTCGGAGCGAAATCGAAAGGAAGCGGATTTCAATATCCGAGCGCATCCTTAAGCGCGGGATATAAGGACGAATTCGGAGTCGTCGCAAACGGAGAAGTGATTCGCCCTCAATTCAAACAGGATGAAACGAACAAAATTTTAGAGTTCAAAATCAGCGCGAACGCAGCCTCTTGGGCGAGTTCTTATATTATGAAAACGTACAATAATCTTCCGGCGATGACCGTGATCCTGGATATAATCAAGCAAGGGAATCTAAAACCGGGGAGAATTACCTTAGGGGAAAACAAGATCGTGAATTTCAGCGCCAACGTTTCGTTAGGCGATTGCATTCAAAAATTCTGTAAACTGACAAAGTCGCAGTATTGGTTTCAGGACGGTTTTTTATACGTTGATTCTTTAAGCCCGGATAAGAAGCCGAGCAGAATCTTTTTGGACGATTCATCCGGTTTGATCGGTGTTCCGGAAAAAGGTCAAAAAACCTGGAAGATTAAAAGTCTGTTTCGGCATCAGTTCAAGAAGAATGTAATCGTCTCTGTGAAAGGAGGCGGGTTGAACGGCGACTACAGAATCGAAAAAGGGAAACACGTTTTTTCCACGTTTCAAACGGAGAGTTATTCCGAACTGGAGGTGATGCCGTTATGA
- a CDS encoding Gp138 family membrane-puncturing spike protein: MNLDEVILAAIQKSLSRAQVGLPGIIDSFNANQMTANVKLPFKQKDGSGEEKAFPILSNVRVGTLWAGDFFIKPDYKRGDKVWVSFSTHDIGDAVRGVSSVVSESLFDLQSACVVSGYKGETEAPPTTAGESGLLIGNKQGSSLIQLDEDRIKIRGGSVDLSESAVLGETLADLMRMILDVFINNAASFTANTVPGSPAALSPSIVSALNARKAEVDQILSQKVKIG; the protein is encoded by the coding sequence ATGAATTTGGACGAAGTCATTCTCGCTGCGATACAAAAATCGCTTTCACGCGCCCAAGTCGGATTGCCGGGAATCATCGATTCGTTCAATGCGAATCAGATGACGGCTAACGTAAAACTTCCTTTTAAACAAAAAGACGGAAGCGGAGAAGAAAAGGCGTTTCCGATTCTTTCCAATGTTCGGGTGGGAACACTGTGGGCCGGGGATTTTTTCATCAAACCCGATTACAAACGGGGAGATAAAGTCTGGGTTTCGTTTTCTACGCACGATATCGGCGACGCGGTTCGAGGAGTAAGTTCGGTAGTCTCGGAGTCCTTATTCGATCTGCAAAGCGCGTGTGTCGTTTCCGGCTACAAAGGAGAAACTGAAGCTCCTCCAACTACCGCAGGCGAATCCGGTTTGCTCATCGGAAATAAACAAGGAAGTTCTCTCATTCAACTCGATGAAGATCGGATTAAGATTCGAGGCGGTTCCGTCGATCTTTCCGAGTCGGCGGTTTTAGGGGAGACATTGGCCGATTTGATGCGCATGATCTTGGATGTCTTTATCAACAACGCGGCTTCGTTTACCGCAAATACGGTTCCCGGTTCTCCAGCCGCTTTGTCCCCATCAATCGTATCTGCGTTGAATGCGCGTAAGGCGGAAGTGGATCAAATTCTTTCTCAAAAGGTGAAGATAGGATGA